Proteins found in one Sardina pilchardus chromosome 11, fSarPil1.1, whole genome shotgun sequence genomic segment:
- the LOC134096066 gene encoding WASP homolog-associated protein with actin, membranes and microtubules isoform X2 produces MNSVDFDRLDSLDGWVAIKSNLFDENETFKLGFIVQWNVIESKFAVTCHNRTLQRQKRKEELAIGDTQTSWAGLFSVSDLRNVHRQFTCVGDILAPYFPDLSDFEDGNIWDLIFFNRTGNQEDQDKDLDTPCRQLEKYFSTAIDVCGRKIVLDSLFNNDERDVEEYFENLQEFKRKTMEDEVARAKDLLRKMFQEHNGADSLVRLLKIYEEEDEAYKELVTVATLFYQYLLQPFRDMRELAMLYKMEILKSLEYEELGPKRIAALQKEAEDWRRRAEDAVSSIQDITVSYFVQTSKALAGMLRQMEEDKRRFGQASWASASPRLERLKFLLAKETLQNMRAKEMCLHRRKAEIREKMGGLTDQKGGILSVDQLELQYYEAQLELYDIKFEILKNEELLLVAQIDTVRRQMKELKEEVVYYDTCEDPEELHSIIQTSGQHEPSHPTHPARSLSKRLQQLESKRGAICARRAYLRNKKDQCVDAHEQKDRLAQERTVQFVQHHSVQLKREQRKEEEQKRKEWVDLEREKTLNRLRSFREKRQGQFVLKTPRTRAIPKASSVYEDTSQPLSIISLPQLDGGAVASSLASPKKKQPKPRDIPIQIFVSPGPKAATPPPASTLPPPPQASNPPPPPPPPPPPLPPPPPPPPLPSFPINQPKKLDSPKPLDEKEAPPFPAKNTLKQNIGSMDEVLASLQRGQIQLRKVPPPSSRPAGSPSESARDSILSAIRQGVKLKKVEPDPSGPAPGSRDSELERSIKAAMQRMKRVSSDSDDDEDESDDHGDTQSEEWCS; encoded by the exons ATGAATAGTGTAGACTTCGATCGCTTGGATAGTTTAGATGGCTGGGTCGCGATTAAAAGTAATTTGTTTGATGAAAACGAGACATTTAAATTGGGGTTTATCGTTCAGTGGAACGTAATCGAATCCAAGTTCGCTGTCACTTGTCACAACAGAACACTTCAGCGACAGAAACGAAAAGAAGAGCTAGCAATCGGAGATACACAAACAAGCTGGGCCGGATTGTTCTCTGTCAGTGATCTAAGAAATGTCCACCGCCAGTTTACATGTGTTGGTGATATATTGGCCCCATATTTCCCTGATTTGTCAGACTTCGAGGATGGTAATATATGGGACCTCATATTTTTTAACCGGACAGGGAACCAAGAGGACCAAGACAAAGATCTGGATACCCCCTGTCGTCAGCTCGAAAAATACTTCAGTACTGCGATTGACGTATGTGGCCGTAAGATTGTTTTAGATTCTTTATTTAACAACGATGAACGAGATGTGGAAGAATACTTTGAAAATCTTCAAGAGTTCAAGAGAAAAACAATGGAGGATGAAGTTGCCAGGGCCAAAGATCTTCTGCGAAAG ATGTTCCAGGAGCACAATGGCGCCGACAGTTTGGTCCGACTGTTAAAGATTTATGAAGAGGAAGACGAAGCTTACAAAGAATTAGTCACCGTGGCAACGCTCTTCTACCAGTACCTTCTGCAACCTTTTCGAGATATGAGAGAGCTGGCTATGCTGTATAAGATGGAAATTCTG AAATCGTTGGAATATGAAGAGCTGGGCCCCAAAAGGATCGCAGCTCTGCAGAAGGAGGCCGaggactggaggaggagagccgaGGACGCTGTGAGCTCCATCCAGGACATCACCGTCAGCTACTTTGTGCAGACATCAAAAGCTCTGGCAG GGATGCTGAGGCAGATGGAGGAGGATAAGCGGAGGTTTGGCCAGGCCTCCTGGGCCTCCGCCTCGCCGCGCCTGGAGAGGCTCAAGTTCCTGCTGGCCAAAGAGACACTCCAGAACATGCGGGCTAAGGAAATGTGCCTGCACCGCCGGAAGGCTGAGATCAGGGAAAAG ATGGGGGGCCTGACTGATCAGAAGGGCGGCATCCTGTCGGTGGACCAGCTGGAGCTGCAGTATTACGAGGCTCAGTTGGAGCTCTACGACATTAAATTTGAGATCCTGAAAAAcgaggagctgctgctggtcgcACAAATCGACACCGTGCGCCGGCAGATGAAAG AGCTGAAAGAGGAGGTTGTGTACTACGACACGTGCGAGGACCCagaggagctgcacagcatcaTCCAAACGTCCGGTCAGCACGAGCCcagccaccccacccaccccgccCGGAGCCTGAGCAAGAGACTGCAGCAGCTGGAGAGCAAGCGGGGGGCCATCTGTGCCCGGAGAGCTTACCTGCGCAATAAGAAG GATCAGTGTGTGGACGCTCACGAACAGAAGGACCGCTTGGCTCAGGAGAGAACCGTTCAGTTTGTTCAGCACCACAGCGTCCAGTTG AAACGAGAACAGCggaaagaggaggagcagaagaggaagGAGTGGGTGGACCTGGAGCGGGAGAAGACCCTCAACCGGCTGCGCTCCTTCAGAGAG aAGCGGCAAGGCCAGTTTGTCTTGAAAACTCCTCGGACCAGGGCCATCCCGAAGGCCTCGAGTGTCTATGAGGACACGTCCCAGCCGCTGTCCATCATCAGTTTACCGCAGTTAGATGGCGGTGCTGTCGCTTCCTCTCTCGCCTCCCCCAAGAAGAAGCAGCCCAAACCCAGAGACATCCCCATCCAGATCTTTGTCTCTCCAGGACCGAAAGCTGCAACGCCTCCACCGGCCTCCACCCTGCCGCCACCTCCACAGGCGTCCAACccaccgcctcctccacctcctccgccacctcctctcccaccacctcctcctccacctcctcttccaaGCTTCCCCATAAACCAGCCAAAGAAGCTGGACTCCCCCAAGCCCCTCGACGAGAAAGAAGCACCTCCATTCCCTGCCAAAAACACCCTCAAGCAAAACATAG GCTCCATGGACGAGGTGCTGGCGTCCTTACAGAGAGGGCAGATCCAGTTGCGCAAGGTGCCCCCGCCGAGCTCCAGGCCGGCCGGCAGCCCGTCGGAGAGCGCAAGGGACAGCATCCTGTCGGCCATCCGGCAGGGCGTGAAGCTGAAGAAGGTGGAGCCGGACCCGTCGGGACCTGCCCCGGGCAGCCGGGACTCGGAGCTGGAGCGCAGCATCAAGGCCGCCATGCAGAGGATGAAGAGGGTGTCCTCGGACTCCGACGATGACGAGGACGAGTCGGACGACCACGGCGACACCCAGTCCGAGGAGTGGTGCAGCTGA
- the LOC134096066 gene encoding WASP homolog-associated protein with actin, membranes and microtubules isoform X1 has protein sequence MNSVDFDRLDSLDGWVAIKSNLFDENETFKLGFIVQWNVIESKFAVTCHNRTLQRQKRKEELAIGDTQTSWAGLFSVSDLRNVHRQFTCVGDILAPYFPDLSDFEDGNIWDLIFFNRTGNQEDQDKDLDTPCRQLEKYFSTAIDVCGRKIVLDSLFNNDERDVEEYFENLQEFKRKTMEDEVARAKDLLRKMFQEHNGADSLVRLLKIYEEEDEAYKELVTVATLFYQYLLQPFRDMRELAMLYKMEILKSLEYEELGPKRIAALQKEAEDWRRRAEDAVSSIQDITVSYFVQTSKALAGMLRQMEEDKRRFGQASWASASPRLERLKFLLAKETLQNMRAKEMCLHRRKAEIREKMGGLTDQKGGILSVDQLELQYYEAQLELYDIKFEILKNEELLLVAQIDTVRRQMKGTKELKEEVVYYDTCEDPEELHSIIQTSGQHEPSHPTHPARSLSKRLQQLESKRGAICARRAYLRNKKDQCVDAHEQKDRLAQERTVQFVQHHSVQLKREQRKEEEQKRKEWVDLEREKTLNRLRSFREKRQGQFVLKTPRTRAIPKASSVYEDTSQPLSIISLPQLDGGAVASSLASPKKKQPKPRDIPIQIFVSPGPKAATPPPASTLPPPPQASNPPPPPPPPPPPLPPPPPPPPLPSFPINQPKKLDSPKPLDEKEAPPFPAKNTLKQNIGSMDEVLASLQRGQIQLRKVPPPSSRPAGSPSESARDSILSAIRQGVKLKKVEPDPSGPAPGSRDSELERSIKAAMQRMKRVSSDSDDDEDESDDHGDTQSEEWCS, from the exons ATGAATAGTGTAGACTTCGATCGCTTGGATAGTTTAGATGGCTGGGTCGCGATTAAAAGTAATTTGTTTGATGAAAACGAGACATTTAAATTGGGGTTTATCGTTCAGTGGAACGTAATCGAATCCAAGTTCGCTGTCACTTGTCACAACAGAACACTTCAGCGACAGAAACGAAAAGAAGAGCTAGCAATCGGAGATACACAAACAAGCTGGGCCGGATTGTTCTCTGTCAGTGATCTAAGAAATGTCCACCGCCAGTTTACATGTGTTGGTGATATATTGGCCCCATATTTCCCTGATTTGTCAGACTTCGAGGATGGTAATATATGGGACCTCATATTTTTTAACCGGACAGGGAACCAAGAGGACCAAGACAAAGATCTGGATACCCCCTGTCGTCAGCTCGAAAAATACTTCAGTACTGCGATTGACGTATGTGGCCGTAAGATTGTTTTAGATTCTTTATTTAACAACGATGAACGAGATGTGGAAGAATACTTTGAAAATCTTCAAGAGTTCAAGAGAAAAACAATGGAGGATGAAGTTGCCAGGGCCAAAGATCTTCTGCGAAAG ATGTTCCAGGAGCACAATGGCGCCGACAGTTTGGTCCGACTGTTAAAGATTTATGAAGAGGAAGACGAAGCTTACAAAGAATTAGTCACCGTGGCAACGCTCTTCTACCAGTACCTTCTGCAACCTTTTCGAGATATGAGAGAGCTGGCTATGCTGTATAAGATGGAAATTCTG AAATCGTTGGAATATGAAGAGCTGGGCCCCAAAAGGATCGCAGCTCTGCAGAAGGAGGCCGaggactggaggaggagagccgaGGACGCTGTGAGCTCCATCCAGGACATCACCGTCAGCTACTTTGTGCAGACATCAAAAGCTCTGGCAG GGATGCTGAGGCAGATGGAGGAGGATAAGCGGAGGTTTGGCCAGGCCTCCTGGGCCTCCGCCTCGCCGCGCCTGGAGAGGCTCAAGTTCCTGCTGGCCAAAGAGACACTCCAGAACATGCGGGCTAAGGAAATGTGCCTGCACCGCCGGAAGGCTGAGATCAGGGAAAAG ATGGGGGGCCTGACTGATCAGAAGGGCGGCATCCTGTCGGTGGACCAGCTGGAGCTGCAGTATTACGAGGCTCAGTTGGAGCTCTACGACATTAAATTTGAGATCCTGAAAAAcgaggagctgctgctggtcgcACAAATCGACACCGTGCGCCGGCAGATGAAAGGTACTAAAG AGCTGAAAGAGGAGGTTGTGTACTACGACACGTGCGAGGACCCagaggagctgcacagcatcaTCCAAACGTCCGGTCAGCACGAGCCcagccaccccacccaccccgccCGGAGCCTGAGCAAGAGACTGCAGCAGCTGGAGAGCAAGCGGGGGGCCATCTGTGCCCGGAGAGCTTACCTGCGCAATAAGAAG GATCAGTGTGTGGACGCTCACGAACAGAAGGACCGCTTGGCTCAGGAGAGAACCGTTCAGTTTGTTCAGCACCACAGCGTCCAGTTG AAACGAGAACAGCggaaagaggaggagcagaagaggaagGAGTGGGTGGACCTGGAGCGGGAGAAGACCCTCAACCGGCTGCGCTCCTTCAGAGAG aAGCGGCAAGGCCAGTTTGTCTTGAAAACTCCTCGGACCAGGGCCATCCCGAAGGCCTCGAGTGTCTATGAGGACACGTCCCAGCCGCTGTCCATCATCAGTTTACCGCAGTTAGATGGCGGTGCTGTCGCTTCCTCTCTCGCCTCCCCCAAGAAGAAGCAGCCCAAACCCAGAGACATCCCCATCCAGATCTTTGTCTCTCCAGGACCGAAAGCTGCAACGCCTCCACCGGCCTCCACCCTGCCGCCACCTCCACAGGCGTCCAACccaccgcctcctccacctcctccgccacctcctctcccaccacctcctcctccacctcctcttccaaGCTTCCCCATAAACCAGCCAAAGAAGCTGGACTCCCCCAAGCCCCTCGACGAGAAAGAAGCACCTCCATTCCCTGCCAAAAACACCCTCAAGCAAAACATAG GCTCCATGGACGAGGTGCTGGCGTCCTTACAGAGAGGGCAGATCCAGTTGCGCAAGGTGCCCCCGCCGAGCTCCAGGCCGGCCGGCAGCCCGTCGGAGAGCGCAAGGGACAGCATCCTGTCGGCCATCCGGCAGGGCGTGAAGCTGAAGAAGGTGGAGCCGGACCCGTCGGGACCTGCCCCGGGCAGCCGGGACTCGGAGCTGGAGCGCAGCATCAAGGCCGCCATGCAGAGGATGAAGAGGGTGTCCTCGGACTCCGACGATGACGAGGACGAGTCGGACGACCACGGCGACACCCAGTCCGAGGAGTGGTGCAGCTGA